GGTGTAGTTTTGTTGTTTTAGGTAACACGTTATCTCAAGTATTTATCTATTaacattgtatttttgtttttatgtttaacaTTGTTTTGCTGCTTTAGATTAAAAAGTTTTATCAAAACTACTTATCTACTGAtgttttttccttagaaaaatctatttctgagcaaaaattatttcataggtagaagaataaaaaacacaagGAAATATAACAAATGATTACTATGTGTATGTTAGAATAGTGAGATCAGAGGAAACTCTCTATTCtttggttttaaatatttctgtaccaatgttcatttaaaattttaattagaaaaagtaattaatactatttccttttaaaaaaaactctgcaAATTTAATGTTATTAGATAGTTAAGGCTCCTTGAAGAGAAAAAATGGAGGAAATTAATTTGATCCcattttcaatttttagaaattatacaTGTGCAACTCTgtgaaaaatgtatattatttacgCACATGTATATGCATAGATAAAGTAGAGCCCATAATGTTTACTGGGGTTATCGCAGGATGAAGAGATTACAGGTGATCTtgattttcttcttgattttttttttccccagtttctgGAGTTTTTCTTCCCTAAATTTTGTACAATGAATAGGAATTACTTTTATTATGATAAGGATAATACTAAAGctgtttttttcccacaaacacaccccccaccaaaaaaaatcctggctaacgttttgaaataaaaattcaaataggtTCAAACTTGTTCAAACTTTAAAAGTCTTGGGATAGATTTTTAAACCTGAATTTTCTCTATCAcctatactattttttaatttcattttttagaaaaaagaatgtctatcAGTTAACAAACAAGTAGATGAAGTAACTCTCCTGGATTAAAAATGCTAAGAATTTGACAGTGCGGAGGTCACCAGAACAGTACTCTAGCATACATAAGAAATCCTGAAATTCTACATTGCAGAAAAGAGTGAACATCCTAAACATTAAAAGGCACTAGGCACTTCTAACAGTATAATTATGTTCACCCAACTTCctagaaaaatatctttcagtGTTGGAAATCTgcacttcattcattcacatatctGACAGTCaacattttatttctgattaaaaaGTAGAATCTCAATAAATGTGCTACAGTTCTGTTTACTCCTAGAAAGGCTCGCTTTAAGTGAGATCTCTGCCATCGTATCATCTACAATGGGTCAAATTCTTATCTATCCTCCTACAATGGGTCAAATTCTTATCTATcctctatgtataaaataatctgTAGCAATGTTACTGAAATATGCTCAGTTTTAGCCTTTATATACAAATGTGTCTCATCTGTGTTTCAGGAACCTCACTCAGTTGTAGGCAActggtttttcattttaaacttcttttacTAAGATTATCAACAGATTGTCCCTTTCCTCAGTGCGTAACACTCTGAGGCACTTAAATGGAAACCCACGTTAAGGCTTTTTTTCCAGCATCCTTCCTCATCAGTATTTTAAAGTCTTGTAACTCACTGCAATTTTCTCTAacgtaaaatatatatgtttatatgtataaatatacacaaatatttgcGGCCGAATCTCGGCAACACGCTTCAAAGGATTAAACGTGCGGTAACCGTGACTAAATGTATTCACTCACCCTACaagatttagaaaaatgtaatGTTGCAGAGAGATCTAGGTCTCTGCGTAAACCTCGTAATCACCACCACAAGGCCGTAGCTGGGAGCCTCCGAAGCCCGCCAACTACACTGGAGGCATCCACAGCTGTTTCTAATTGTTTTTGCTTTCTCGAAATAGTGCACTTGGTGGGGCAAACCGTTCTGTTTGCAGCATCTCTGGCCCCCAGCCGAGGTTAACCTGACCTCAACACCCTGTTTGGCTCCTAGCGTTTCATGATTCCTTTTCCCTGCTCCGCAAAACCTAAGAAAAACGAGATTTCCGTCGCCGAGAAATTCTCTTAGAAAGAGGGGAGAATTAGGCGTTTCAAATGCACATTTTTGTGTTCTCTCCAGATCGgattcaagaaaaggaaaaaaaagatgcgTTTGTGTAGAGGGGGGCGCAGCTTGACACCCATTTCCTACGGCGCGCCTCTGGGCCGCAGAGCCCCATTCGCGGGGTAAGCCACAACCCCCCCCCCGAAATGGTCAACGACCCCCAGCTCTTTCAGGCAGGGATCGGGAGAGGTTCACCACCAGgactgctgggggtggggtgggggagcaatgggaatggaaattggaGACGGAATTTCGGCGCCTCCGGGCAGGGAGGGGCCCGCAAGGGGCGCGGAGAAAAAAGGCCAGGGGTCAAGCCTGGTAGGGGACGTACAGGGCCCGGGAAGTGGGGTGCGGGGCGTCCTGGAGGAGGGGTGCACTGGGGATTCCGCAGCAAGAGGGGCTGATGCCCAGAAAATGCACCCGGGTACCCAAAACCCGGGCGGGGGATGGGGAAGCGGCGGCCTGTTGGCCCCAGGACCTCCCGTCGCGCGCGGGCCACTAACCTGTCAGCAAGAAGGTGCCAGTGGTTGCGGGGCTCATCCTGCGTGTCCCCCGACACTGTCCCGTCCAAGCACAAGGGTCTCCCAGCTCCCACCACCAGGGCAATTGCATTCTTGGCCTGCCTAGGCCGGGCCGTCCTCGATTCTCCactcccctccctttcttctttcctcccagcTTGGCCAGTTCAGCATCAGCATCCTGCACCCCCTCCTTAATCCCGTGCTCCCTCTAGCGGCGGGCCAGTGTAGCGTGGCCatcgcccccacccccatctcccccaccccccatcccccatcccctccgCCCccgctcccccctccgcccccctaACCCGCGGAGCACGCTGGGATTTGGCGCCCCCCTCCTCGGTTCAGCCTATATAAGGCTCCCAGTCGGCGCTCTCGGTACACGCGCTTCAACTTCGGTTGGTGTGTGTCGAAGAAACCTGACTACGACCTGAGGAGACCAGCGAAGAGGGACCACCGAGCCTCGCGAAAGGTCCGCTGAGCGGGCTCGCGTCCGGAGCCACTCCGGGCTGCCGAGCACCCAGCGGAGCCCACGCCTGGCACAGGTGTGGGACCCCGTCCTTAGTGTCTTCGCAGAGGAGTCCTCGCGTGGTGAGTATGCGGTgaggatgtttctttttttttttttaagatcacatTCATTCCCCCCTTCTTATCGGAAGCTACGGGAGATGGAGTAGCGCCTGGAATGTCTCCACGCACACCTTGTCACGCCTTCACTGGCTGTGCCCCAAAACTGCATGGAGAAACCTAGCCTTCAGGGCTTTGATTTCCAGAACCTAAGTCCAGATACGGACTGTAGACACATATGAGCTGCGGACAAACATGAGCTGTAGACGGACATGAGCTACAGACCAATTTGCAAATGCGCTGCAAAGTGATATGCACTACAAACTAATTGGCGCTTCAAATGCACTACAAACTGATGAGCGCTTCAAATGCGCTACGGACGGATGGGCGCTTCAATGCGCTACAGACTTGATGGATGCTTCTTTGCGCTAGAACCAGTATGAACTGCAACGATATGTGAGCCGCAGACTGATGACTGATTTGCGCTCTAAATGCGCTACAAAATCTGGGCTGTAGAAGATCAGCTCTACAAAAATGATAACGATTAGCACGACAACAGCGCTTCATTGCGCTCCAAGACACAGGAACCGCAGAGGTACATGAGCTGCGGAACAATTTACACCTAAAATGCGCTACAAAGTAATAACAGCTGCAGAGGTACACAAGCTGCACTGTTTGGCGCTACAAAGAAACCAGCTGAAGTGCACATGAACTGAAGAGTAAGATTACTCTGTCTTCTTGGAGGAACCCCACCCTTTGTCTCTTACACACCTTTTGGAATGGCTCCCACTATGTTTTTCTACAGGACGGTTCTCTGCATGATGGTGCTGTTAGACAAAATGGAGCCCTGGGCAAAAATTAGTGTTTAACATTCTGCCCACACCACTCCTGCTATGGCAGTGGAGTGGAAGGGCGCTGACTTGAGCGTAAAAAATCTTTTGGTGGTGGCAGAGCGGGCTGCCTTGCCTAGTTGCGCTTGACTGAAGTGGCGGTATAGTTGTAGTGGTGGCGCGAATTGGCGTCCAGCAACAGTTTGTGGAAACTGGTTTGCTTAGTCTTGGAAGGcgcagggtggtggtggggggattGGATGTGGGGGTGATTGCTCTTGTTGCATGAAATGAATCTGCCTGTTGGAGGCTGGTGGGAGGTGCTTGGGGAGGGGGGAATCCTGGGAGAGGCATGCAGCCAGTCTCAGACCTGCCCCGCCCATCCTAGCGCGCCTTCTCTGCAGTATCTCCTAGGAACAGGCTTAGCACCTCCCAGCACCTACTCAGAGCGCGCCTCCTCTGCGGCGCGCCTTCCCAGAGCGCGCCTTCTAGACCCTGCCTCCCCAGACCCCGCGCCTCCCCGAGCCCGCCTCCTCTGAGGCGGTTCCTCTAGACCCCTCCTCCCTCTGAGCCCCCCTTCTCTGGAGTGGCTCCTCCAGACCGCACCTCTCAAAACTTGGCCCCGCCCTGAACCAGCCTCTTCTGGGCTGGCCTATggccccacctccccagggcccACCTGCGCCTGCGCAGTGTgggcccccacccctcccatcaGGTACCCCTCCCATCAGGTACCCCTCCTTCGCGCCTGCGTCTTCGCTGCCTGCGCCTGGCTGCACAGCCCAGCTCTCCTGCGGTTTCGCTGCTGCGGTTTCTCTTCTGCGCCGGTTTTGCTTTTTATCCACCAGTGtctaataaatataagaaaaataaataaggacaattaacaacaataataattatacatGGCATTAATAAGCACTTTGCATATGTTAAACAACATAATCCCACAATTTAAACTCCTGATAGTGGCTTATGAAGGGTGCTTCCAAGCTGACATGGCTGGCGCCTCTAAAGGCAATCTAGCTAAACGTTTTTactgcaaatgaaaaaatattttaaatgcttttaacatcattaaattttaagatttttttaaaccttaaaaaattaaaaatttaattctttaaaactaaaaaactcAAGTTCTTTTGACACACTAGTGGACCTTTGTGGTGGGACGTACTGGAATCAGATGCTTTGGTGGCTACAAAATAAAGAACAACTTGAACTTTGTTTCACAGGAATTTTAAGTGACTTTGTTGGTGCTACTGGCTTGGCCTCTGAGCAAGGATGAGGTGTttatctggatttttttcttggaattgTAGGGGATTAGCCCTGGCTAACTTGCCTACATAATTGTGCCTGACACATTGTAGGCACAAATAAGTGTTAAATGACCAGAGTAAACTGGTTTATTCAGTGTCTTCCTTGGTGTCTGCCGTTGTGTTCTGGTTTTTTGCTCCTGGCTATTTCCTATGGTGTTTTGCTGTCCTGGGTTGTCCAAGACATTGCTTGCCTTATCTCTCTCTCATTCAAcaggatctttaaaaaaaagcatttttaagctCCAATAATGTAAGCAGTAATTATAATTCAAAGCAACTAAATTCAAAACACTCAAAATAATTAGCttttttataaactaaaaagCAAAAGCTAATTATTTAAATTTGGGGCAAGTGGATTATTTAATGGTACAtaattgtcatttaaaatttgtgtAACGTAACAAAGTGGTTACATGAGAAAATATAGATTGAAGGTTTTagctggcatttaaaaatatctatataaaacaaatttatagctAACTGCCAATCTGCTATTTATGTTTCTAACtaaatgaagaaattttaaaacctggTTCCATATATTAGAAACCATGAGCCAGGAGTGTTACAGGGGCATTTAGAAGCACTGGCTCCCAAAAACCTGTCACACCCCACCaatcacccctccccccagcccccaacaaGTATACAATCTATGGATAACGCGTGCTAATCATAATTACACCTTTCAGTAAGTCCCCAGGCCCCTTTTACCCACCTTGCCACCCTGACCCCGCTTCTCTTCGGAATTTGTGTCTGCATTTTAAAGAGGTTCAAAACAATGGTTTGAAAAATGTGCATATTATTAGAATTTGCATTTCGCAAATAGTACTCATAGCTCTCAAAAAGAAATGTGGACGTttgcaaataaaacaattaaGCACTGTTTAATGAAGTGTCATTTACTAGTGCGATGTTTAATGTATGGCGGGGTTTTGGCTACTTTTGCACCTTGGTGTGTTTGTAGGGGGGGTGCGGGGGATAGAAAGTTTCAAAAGTCATTGTGAAGAGTCAAAGATGAAGCAAATGTCTTTACTTCTTAAATAGAGTAATACTGAACTCTTTTTCATGTCACCTTTACGGTGGCATCTGTCCCAGGGAGCTTCGCTTTATGCTGTGTGTCCTTCCAGGTTTTAGGCACGGGGCCCCTTGACCCACCTTCCCAGTCCAGCCCCTACTAAGGGGGTGTTTAAGGAGCCATAGTCCTATATTCAAGTCCAGTTACCGTTCTCCTGTTCCCATGTTAACTGGTGCTCCAATTGCTGTTTAAACATTTGTAAACTTTACTTATACTGTTGACTTGCCTGCCCACTGCCCTATCACTTTCAATGGTTAAACGACTGTGTTCTGGGCAGTTAACTCTTTTAGGACTTAGAGTCCCACCCCAAAATTACAAACCCCGGGAGTGTAGGCCTTAGGCCTGATATTGGTAAAAGTTAAGGGCCTCAAACCCGTGATCTCGAAGGTAAAAAAAGGCCCTGAATTTGTTTGACCAgcactgtatttaaaaattttacaagaaTTAAAAGATGGGGGGGTGGGATATGCATCCTCAAGTTGCATAGTTGCAGCCCCTTCCTGTTTTCCTATCTCCAGTCTCTTCTCACCTTTATATTACCTTCCTGTCACCAAAAGCATTTGAATTTTAAACTCTTATTAATCTTCTGTTTCCAAAAACAATACAGTAATTGTTTGCTAATTTCCTAATGTGTTGTTATTTCTCTCCTATCgtgttttgcagatgtgaaaacCATCAGACCTGGGCCTCATTAAAGCCCACCCCAGTGACTGTGATTGACATATAGGTTGTTAACCTTCCTGACCTGGGTCGCGATGCTCCAGGCCATGCTGTGAATGCCTTTTCAGAAGTCTTGTCTCTAAGTTTTTAAGTATTAGTGTTTTGATGACAGAAGTGACACCTGAGTCACCTGACCTGCGCTTATTAGTTGCTTTTTAATGGGACATTAAAACTCTTaagtttaattaataaaaattgcaTTATTTTGTGACCTCATTTTCTGAATGTCACCAATATAATTGTCTTTAAGCAGCTGGAAATGAAACAATGTCACAGGCTATGATGTGTTAATTACatcttctgatatttttttcctaaacttGAAGATTTTATCTTGCATGTCAACTATTAGCTGTTTCCATAGCCTAAGCTACTAAAGTAATTAAGTAGcatttaaaactcttaaaatggCACAGTAATTCTGTCCCTTAAGGACTCTACTTGCTGTATAGCCACTCCTTGAAGAGACCATACCCACAGTCCAGGGCATAGGGAAAATGGCGTGgatggcagggctggggcaggggaggggcctaAAGAATGAGGAGGGGTcttaggaaggaaggaggaaggggtatTTCTCTACAGCCAGGCATCATGTTTGATTACCatcaccattttttttcccttgtacaCTATTGGTTGAAATATTAGATATTTTTCACCTAACTTCTCTGAATAACACGTTTATCTTTGTggctttattttacataattaattTGGTGTCCATTTTTTACCTTGATGGGTCAGAGAGGAACAGGTGACCAGGACTGCCAAGTTAAAACGTAGtgaataggcagtctgcctgctttacatattatatttttaaacttttgagcACTTTCCTAGAGTTTTCCAAATATGAGAATTTGATGCctgttaaaaaaatcatcaaagtGTTAAAATAATTACTCGAAATGAATTTAACCCTATTTCCAGGAAGTACACAGGCCCTGTGTGCTGATTTATTATATGTATGATTTATTGTCACCCTACCCATAATTAGGACATTTAAcccccctgtcccctccccacacacacacacacagtcactcaCCCCGCTAGGAGTGACCCATCCCCCTCTCAGTTACAAACTTTTGGGTGGGGCTGTATTGACAAACCTTGTTTAAAAACCTGGGATTGCACACTGGTGACCTGCAAGCCTAATGAGGCCCTGGATTTGTCTGACCaacacagtatttaaaaaaaaaaaaattagtatcttTAGTGGGATGTGCATCCCCAGGTTGCCATAGTTGCAGCCCCTCCCTGTATTAATCGCAGCCTCATTACACAgaaatttaaagtttctgttctTTATTAATAACTTCATTAATATCAGCTAACAGTTATTGAATACTCACTATGTGCTTTACCTGCATTATTTAATTAAATCCTTATTATAAGTTTGAGGTATACTATTATTGGGCTTCTTTGAATGTCCCATTTTATAGCCCAGCTACTCCTAGGAGACGTCAATTAATATGTGTTGATTGACTGCATAATAAGGAGGGAAACTGATATACACAGGTTGCTACTCATTGCCATTTCTGTCCCCAAGGGAATTCTCTTTGGGAAATCAAATTATGGTCCGAAAAGTAATTCAGACAATCCGAACTGGTCTGGTGGCAGTTGTTTGTTTCAATGACTAGTTGCCTTCTCTGTAGAGGTGGATCAGGGTCGAGACAGTGGGCCAGAGTGCCCCTCTCCCCCCAGGTTGATGAATACAGGCACTGTGATTTTTAACTCAcccctcccctttctttttcttggctttctGTTGGCTGGAATAGTAGCAACTTTTCGGGTAACTTCTCTAATAATAAAGTtataattttgactttattttgtgTAACTTTTCCACTATCAATCTTTGCTTGAAAGTTTCTTGCTCTGCTCTCTCCTTATAAAACTTCTTGTTTGGAGTGTCTCCTCATTCTTTATTAGTCAGTAAAGGTCATAGTGCTGTTGATACAGTTGTGTATTGTTGAATCATGATGAACAGGTGATTGTTGAGGAGGAAAAAGTCATTTGGACATCAAAAAGTAGGGTGCTTTTCACTATCTACTGTCCTACTGATTAATAGCTTTTTTGCAGGGCTTTTGTCTGTTTATGAACTATTGATGGGAGCAAGCAGAACAAAGAGATGCTTTAAATACTCATGTGTTTAGAGTACTTTAGTAGATACTTTAAATGATAAAATCTTCTTTGTATTGTGGTGCtttaaatgcatatgttgaaTGTATGCTTTTATCTTCACTTACAGAAACAAAAAGCTTCTGAAAACCAAAAGGCGAAAGGGTGGAAGAGGAGGCCAGGAtccaggcctctctccccacCGGAGTGAAGCTGCACTTGGGAggtctcctcccaccccacctctcacCCTGGGGCCCGactgcccacctcctcctcctccgcctcccccCAACGATCCTGCCTCCCCCTCCAGCTCCCCCTGCAGCGGCCAAAGGGGCCAGTACAACCCCAACCTGGCCGAACGAAGGCGGGAGGATCTCTCTGAAGAGATCAACAACCTCAGAGAGAAGGTCATGAAGCAGTCCGAGGAGAACAACAACCTGCAGAACCAGGTACAGAAACTCACAGAGGAGAACACCTCCCTCCGCGAGCAGGTGGAGCCCGCCcctgaggaggaggaagatgacaTTGAGCTCTGCGGAGCTGCAGCCGCTGCTGCCCCAGCCACTCCGATCGAGGAAGAGAGCCCAGAAGACCTTCCCGAGAAGTTTGACGGCAACCCAGACATGCTGGTGCCTTTCATGGCCCAGTGCCAGCTCTTCATGGAAAAGAGCACCAGAGATTTCTCCATCGATCGCGTGCGCGTCTGCTTCGTGACAAGCATGATGACCGGCCGTGCTGCCCGCTGGGCCTCCGCCAAGCTAGAGCGATCCCACTACCTGATGCACAACTACCCAGCCTTCATGACCGAAATGAAGCATGTGTTTGAAGACCCTCAGCGGCGCGAGGCTGCCAAACGCAAGATCAGACGTCTGCGCCAAGGCATGGGGTCAGTCATCGACTATTCCAACACTTTCCAGATGATCGCCCAGGACCTGGACTGGAACGAGCCTGCCTTGATTGACCAGTACCACGAGGGCCTCAGCGACCACATTCAGGCGGAGCTGTCGCGCCTCGAAGTCGCCAAGTCGCTGTCCGCACTGATCGGCCAGTGCATCCACATCGAGAGAAGGCTGGCCCGGGCAGCCGCCGCCCGCAAGCCGCGCTCCCCGCCCCGTGCGCTGGTGATGCCTCACGTCAACAGCCACCACCAGGTAGATCCGACCGAGCCCGTGGGAGGTGCCCGCATGCGCCTgacccaggaagaaaaagaaagacgcCGAAAGCTGAACCTGTGCCTCTACTGTGGGAATGGAGGTCACTACGCCGACAACTGTCCTGCCAAGGCCTCGAAGGCTTCGCCGGCGGGAAACTCCCCGGCCCCGCTGTAGAGGGACCTTCAGCGACCGGGCCGGAATTAATAAGGTCCCCACAAGATGATGCTGCTTCATCGCCACACTTGCAAGTGATGCTCCAGATTCATCTTCCGGGCAGACACACCCTGTTTGTCCGAGCCATGATTGATTCTGGTGCTTCCGGCAACTTCATTGACCACGAATACGTTGCCCAGAATGGCATTCCTCTGAGAGTCAAGGACTGGCCAATACTTGTAGAAGCGATTGATGGACGTCCCATAGCATCGGGCCCAGTTGTCCATGAAACGCACGACCTGATCGTCGACTTGGGAGATCACCGTGAGGTGCTGTCATTCGATGTGACTCAGTCTCCGTTCTTCCCCATCGTCCTAGGGGTGCGCTGGCTGAGCACACACGATCCCAACATCACGTGGAGCACCCGATCGATCGTCTTCGATTCCGAATATTGCCGATACCATTGCCGGATGTACTCTCCGATACCACCCGCGCTCCCACCACCAGCACAACCGTCATTGTATTACCCGGTGGAAGGATACAGAGTTTACCAACCCGTGAGGTATTACTACGTCCAGAATGTGTACACTCCAGTAGATGAAAACGTCTACCCAGACAACCGTCTGGTTGACCCTAACATAGAAATGATCCCTGGAGCACACAGTATTCCCAGCGGACACGTGTACTCACTGTCGGAACCCGAAATGGCAGCTCTGCGAGATTTTGTGGCCCGAAACGTGAAAGATGGGCTCATTACTCCCACCGTCGCACCCAACGGAGCCCAAGTTCTCCAAGTGAAAAGGGGGTGGAAACTGCAAGTTTCTTACGACTGCCGAGCTCCCAACAATTTCACCATCCAGAATCAGTATCCTCGACTGTCTATTCCAAATTTAGAAGACCAAGCTCACCTGGCGACGTACACTGAATACGTACCTCAAATACCAGGATATCCGACCTACCCTGCATATGCCACGTACCCGACCTACCCGGTAGGATTCGCCTGGTACCCCGTGGGGCGAGATGGACAGGGGCGATCGCTCTATGTCCCCGTGATGATCACCTGGAATCCGCACTGGTACCGCCAGCCACCGGTGCCCCAGTACCCACCGCcacagccgccgccgccgccgccgcccccacccccgccgccgtCTTACAGCACCATGTAAATACGCATCATGTCCTTCAGGATCTCTGCCCTCGAAATGAACTCCTGTTCAGCTTCTCAATCAGTGACTGCGTGCTAAATTGGGCTATTGCACCTTCAGACCAACCTGAGGCACAGGTTTTCTCTGAAACGGCTACAGAAGGTCAGGGCCACCCTGGACTGGGGCACATCCTAAAGCACCCACAGACCTCCACTGTTTGGTGGAAGTGACAAAATATTTACCAACGAATCATCTCTGTTTTCCACCTTAACTGCCAATCTAATTAAAATTCGTAATAAGTTTACTTCCCAGCAAACCCTGGAAGCCTGGGTTTTACCTGCTGAAACCTCTGTCACCATATGAATTACTGGCTGCCAGGTTCCTCATTTAATAGTTACTGAGAAGCTGATGCAAACACAGGAAATGCTGTTTTCTTTATGGAGGGGGAGACAAGGAGGAGGAGGACAAGGAGGACAAGGAGgacaaggaggagggggagacaaGGAGGAGGAGGACTTTTCTTGCAGTTTCGGTACT
The genomic region above belongs to Lagenorhynchus albirostris chromosome 8, mLagAlb1.1, whole genome shotgun sequence and contains:
- the PEG10 gene encoding LOW QUALITY PROTEIN: retrotransposon-derived protein PEG10 (The sequence of the model RefSeq protein was modified relative to this genomic sequence to represent the inferred CDS: inserted 1 base in 1 codon), encoding MKQSEENNNLQNQVQKLTEENTSLREQVEPAPEEEEDDIELCGAAAAAAPATPIEEESPEDLPEKFDGNPDMLVPFMAQCQLFMEKSTRDFSIDRVRVCFVTSMMTGRAARWASAKLERSHYLMHNYPAFMTEMKHVFEDPQRREAAKRKIRRLRQGMGSVIDYSNTFQMIAQDLDWNEPALIDQYHEGLSDHIQAELSRLEVAKSLSALIGQCIHIERRLARAAAARKPRSPPRALVMPHVNSHHQVDPTEPVGGARMRLTQEEKERRRKLNLCLYCGNGGHYADNCPAKASKASPXGKLPGPAVEGPSATGPELIRSPQDDAASSPHLQVMLQIHLPGRHTLFVRAMIDSGASGNFIDHEYVAQNGIPLRVKDWPILVEAIDGRPIASGPVVHETHDLIVDLGDHREVLSFDVTQSPFFPIVLGVRWLSTHDPNITWSTRSIVFDSEYCRYHCRMYSPIPPALPPPAQPSLYYPVEGYRVYQPVRYYYVQNVYTPVDENVYPDNRLVDPNIEMIPGAHSIPSGHVYSLSEPEMAALRDFVARNVKDGLITPTVAPNGAQVLQVKRGWKLQVSYDCRAPNNFTIQNQYPRLSIPNLEDQAHLATYTEYVPQIPGYPTYPAYATYPTYPVGFAWYPVGRDGQGRSLYVPVMITWNPHWYRQPPVPQYPPPQPPPPPPPPPPPPSYSTM